ATTCCTGGTCAATTAGGATCGTTTGATAATAAGTAAGGACGATCAAGCTAGAAATAAGCGTTTTCAGTTTCCATATCTCTCCATTACGTTGTATATTGTTCATTAGTCATTAAAACAGAAGCAATAATATGAAAGGACGAATTATTTAATCTTAGTAACTCACCAGCGTTAATAACAGTTAGTAAACGACCATAACTCTTCTAGATCATAGAAGTCATAAGATTCTATAATCTCATAGATATGTAAGCGATTTCACATCGACTTTCTGGGAGGTGTTTGTATGAAAAAGTTCTTGCTTCTGTTCTTTATATTGGTTTCGGTCTTTCTTGCTGCTGAAACGGTTAAGGTTCCTGTATCAGTTAATTCCTTTTCCGGTGAGCCTATTGCAGTAACAATAGCAATGAGCGAGATCCTTGATCTTGTGGGAGTTGACTTCGATGCTAATTGGGATTCACTGAGAGTGATTCAGGACGGAAAGGAACTTCCTTATCAGATCGACGATACGGATTCTAACGGTAAGTTGTCTTCTGGAGATGTTCTTTCCTTCTTGATTATGGGACGAGCAGAAATTGCCGTTACAGACGATTTCGACATCCTTCCTCCTGTTTATGACACAGCGGGAAGAGTGGTCGAAGAAGAGGGACAGTGGCTTCTCGAGATCGGAGAGATAAGGGCTGTCGCAAACAACAGAGGTCTTGTAAAGGTAACTGGTTTCGGAGATGTGGAAGGTACAGTAGTAGATGAAATCGGTATTGTAAGAATGTCAGGATATGTGGGATCGACCTACTATATTGATGGTGAGTTTGGCAGACATGAGGAGAAGACTTCTGGAGACTTCACTGTTAAGGAAGTTAACGTCCTCCCAGCCGGTCCTGTTGGAATTACAGTAGTCAGTACACTTGAAGCAAAGCCCTTCCTCGGTGTGACCCAGAAAATTATTACCACTATCTTCAGCAATGGGGATATAATTTCTCACAACACCTTTGAATTTGGGACATATGCCGAACTAATGAAACTACAGATAATGGCAACAAGAGTATTGACTGATGTAGCCGAAGACACGGTCCATACGCTCCCTGTATTCAGAAGACTTCTCTGGGCCGATCAGCTCAATATTACACCACTAGAATACTGGCTTGAGAGAAACGCGATAATGTATTCCGGGAATAAACCTTACATAGTTTTCCCCGCGGTTGATTCGATGAGACCTCTCTGGTGGGGTGCAACATACATTTTTGCCTCCCAGGAGAGCTGGAGAGCCAACTATTCGCAGTCTTTGAAGACAGGTGTGGCGGAAATAAACCCAGAGGTGCCAGTCGTGGTCGCCGACTATGAAAAGTGGATGGGTGGCCTTACCTGGGTGTACGAGAGCAGAGAATTCAGAGACGGATACTTCGAATGGATGCCCGGTGAGATCGATATCTTCGAGAGTACGAAAGACTACGTCTCATCAAGTTGGGAAGACTATGTGAAGCGCTTTGCGGCTGGAGATGTTGTCAGTTTCAAGAGAGTTTACTCGATATACAACGCTGATTCGATAGGAGACTCGATAGAATTCGTTGAACTGAAGAAGGCAGAAATTCAATCGCTTAAGATTGGAGAGTAACTGAACTTTGATTGAGGGTGAGAGGCTTCCTCTCACCCTTTTCTTTTGGAGGTGCCTATGAAAAGAGCATTAATTATTCCAGTACTCCTAATTTCGTTTATGCTTATTGGAATTGAAGTTCAGATTAATTTGAATCATCTGGAATTTCTTAGGGATCAGTTTGCCGTTGAAGAGGAAAGTGAAACCGGTTACTGGATATATGCAGACAGGCTGCCTGACGGTAATTACAAGCACGCAGATGCTCCGGGTGAAGGAGTGACCTGCGTCGATGATGTTTCAAGGGCTGCAATTCTATATTTGAGGCTCTTTGAAACCTCGGGAATGGAAAAACACTACGATCGCGCTAAAGAAGCCCTCATGTTCGTAATTTCCATGCAGGACAGTGATGGAGATTTCTATAATTTTGTCTTCGACGACGGTAGCATCAATAGAAACGGTCCCACATCAAGAAAGGGAGGCAACTGGTGGGCGGCGCGAGCTCTATGGGCACTTGCAATGGGGGCTCGGATTTCGCATAGTATTGATCCGGAGTTATCGACTCAATTAGCAAATGCGGCCCAACGTTGTTTTCGAGAAATCATCGACTTTGAGCGGGATGGTCTGATACAGGGATACACCGATCTTTCCTCAGTAGTTCTTCTTGGAGCGGCGGAGTTATATGCTATAAGTAACGATGCATCATTGGGGAGTTTCATAAAGAGGTGTGCGGCCGCTCTGCAAAGCAAATTAATCCTGGATGAGGACTCCATCTTCAATGGTTTTGTTGACGAATCCTCACCTTCAGAACCGACACACTTCTGGCACGGGTGGGGTTCAAGACAACTGGAAGCGTTGGCAGTAGCTGGAGAGATTCTGGAAGATGACAGTCTTCTCGAAATCTCTGCCGAATCATTTAAGAGAAGCTCTATGCTCCTAATAAATGCAGGGCCCATATACTCGATTTCTGGCTATTTGCAACTCTTCCCGCAGATCGCTTATGCAGCTGAATCTGCAATTTCAGCGGGCTTCAGGCTATATCAGTTAACCGGCGATGGGGATATCGCTGCCATAACCGCTCTTCTTGGAAGCTGGTATCTTGGAGCTAATAGATTGAATCAGTCTCTTATCGGCAATGACGGAGAGGGATTTGATGGCCTCGAATTCTCACATGTTAACAGAAATGCCGGAGCGGAATCCACAATTTCTATGCTTCTTTCTCTTGAAAGAATTGAGGGACTTCCTGAAGAGTATGGATATCTATTCTCAGCAGGGATAGAGATTCTTACCCCGGTACTTGTTTTGGAAGCAGAATCCATGAGGGCGGGCCTTTCAGAATCAGAGATAATTCAAAGTGCTGGAGTTTCGGGAAGTGCCTTGACTAAGATTTCCGGAGCATTCAGCTTACGTCAACCGGTGACCCTCTCAGAGGTACCGCATTCAGTGTTTGCAGCCACAAATGAAGTGAGAACGGGTGAAGTGGTCTTCGCATTGAGATTGGGAGAATCAAAGTCGGAAAATACAATTGAGATCGAAGCGAAAACAGTGCAAAAACTCGGTGTACTTAATGGAAATGGAAAAGAGACAACGCTTACGGTCGGAGGAAAACTGAGCGAAGGAAGCTTTGATATCGATCAGATTATTCTGATACCGGAGATCGCTGCAGTATATCTTCTTGAAAATGACGTATCGATTGTTTTCAACTTCAAAGGGTACAGTGGATTTGACGAGGGAATATCCGTCATCGACGGCAGGGTCTTTGAGAGAGAAAAGAGGATTGTAGAAGTCCCGGTACTTCCCGTAAGTCTTACCGAGATGAATGGGTTTGCCCATCTAAATCTGATCGAGTATTTCGATAACAATGGAATCGCCGCCTCTGACGAAAGAAAAACGGCAAACTTCGATAATCCTCAGGGATTATTCGGAGCATCTTACATATCTTCGGAGCTTGAGAGAGCTATCGATTCCGGTTCTCTTGCTGTGGAAGACACAGAATTCATGGTCAATGTAGACGGAAACGATAACTTGAGGCTTACAGGACAGGCACTGACATTCTCGGCAGAAATATTCGACAAGATTTGCATCTTGGGTGCGGCGAATCACGGTGATTACACTGGTGAAGCTCTTCTAATCTATGAAGATGATTATCAGCAAGTTATTCCGATGTCTTTTTCCGACTGGTGCGGAGGACCTTCGACAGGAGAGAAGATCGCCTTCGAGTTTTCGGGTAGATATGATAATACAGGCAACACAGAGAGAATTAAGTGCATGTTGTATTACCGTTGTGTCGATCTTCTCGACAAACCCCTAAAGGAAATAGTACTGCCTCAAATGCCTAATGTGCACGTTTTCGCAATTTCGCTCTCTAGAGCTGAATCCGGTTCTCGGGAATAGTAACTGCGGATTGAAGAACGGAAATTCAGATGAAGCAACCGATTGTGTGATGTGAGTACAGGCCCTTTAAAAAACCATATTAGAAATGGATTCCGGATTGCGGGGTTAGGGCTTACAGAGTGCCCAGTCCGCTTGATAGTCGACGCTGCTCGCTGAAAAGTTTCGTCTTGGTCCTTCGTCCAAGATCGTGAACCCGTTCTTGGACGAGATCAAAATCGTCACGGGCCTCTCTCTCTCGCTCTCTTTTCGGAGAACGGTGGACCGAGAACGGATAACCTCTGACGGTAGCTCTTTCCAACCATCATCTCTATCTGTCACAACTCAGCGAACAGCCAAACCTTGACACCATACCCGGCCAGTGATAGAATTTACTGTGCGGATGCGTAGCTCAGCGGAAGAGCGCTTCCTTCACACGGAAGAGGCCACAGGTTCAATCCCTGTCGCATCCACCAGAAATAAAAGGGAGTCATTTAGACTCCTTTTTTGCTTTTCTTCTAGATCTCTTTGGTTTCTCTTGCTGCTTCACGAATTTTACTTCATAGGAAGTCGGAATCGGCCATGTAAAGCCGACTGAAATCTCTCTTTTTAAAGTTCTACCCAGGTTCTTCTGGTTTTCGGGAGTGAGGATTCCCGACATGTTTTGATACACCTGAACAGCCGCCCCACTAATAGTCTCATCCTGAAAACCTCTGGCAAGATCCTTCAACAATCTCTGATATACGGCCCTGGGAGATTCAATCCTTCCCGTACCCTTACAGATCGGACATGAGGAATATAGTTTGGATCCGATGGCAGCCGTAGATCGCTTTCTAGTCATTTCCAGAAGTCCCAGTCTGGTGAATCCCATTATCATGGTCCTTGCCTTGTCCTTCTTGAATTCACTTGTAAGGCTGCCAATTATTCTCTGTCTATCTTCGTCGCTCTTCATATCTATGAAGTCGATAACAACGATTCCTCCGATATTTCTCAATCTCAGCTGTCTCGTTATTTCCGAAGCCGCTTCAAGGTTTGTATTCAATGAAGTCTCAGATACGTCGTTTCCAGAGATATTGCTGGCCGAGTTTACGTCGATTACAGTCATTGCTTCCGTTCTATCTATGTAAATATTCCCTCCTCCGGGTAAGGGAACCATCCTGGTGTAGAGAATCTTCATTTTCTCATATACTTCTTCAGATGCGAAAGCGTCACCTTCAACGTACCTTACAACTGGTTTAAAACCCGATTTGAACTTGCTGATTCCTGCGACTACATCGTGCCAGAGCTCCTCGGAGTCAACAACTATTTCCTTTGTGTTTTCAGTAAGCCTCTCTCTGAGTATATATTCTACAAAAGACGGTTCCTCGTATAGAATCTTCGGCTTTCTGCTCCTCCTAAACGTTTCATTTATCTGATTCCAGTTACTACGAAGACTCTCAAGCTCCTCCTTTATAGTCTCCTCGCCCAAACCAAAAGCGGCTGTACGAAATATCACACCTTCTTTGTTTTCGAGAACGGACTTTGCAACCTCTGTCAATCTATGCCTTTCTTGCTGTTCGGTTATTTTCTTTGAGATTCCAATGTGTTTTGAGAATGGGGTATAGACGAGGCTGCGACCTGGAATACTAACTTTTAGAGTTATCTGAGGACCTTTCGATCCAATTGGATCTTTGCTAACCTGGACAAGGACTTTGTTGCTCTTTTCCAATTTGGATTGTCCGGATGCATCCTTGAACCTAAGAAAAGCGTTTCTTCCAATTCCAATATTCACAAACGCCGCTTCTAGACTTGGAACGACATTTTCCACCTTACCCAGATAGATGTTCCCTGTTACGCTCTCGCTGTCCATGTCTTCGAAGAAGATTTCTTCTAGTTGATCGCCATCCAGCGAAGCGATCCTAACCTCATCTTCGATTCTACTGAAGACTATGGTCTGCGTTCTGTTATTCTGTATTCTTGCCACCGCCCTTTCATTTCTATTGACAAAACTGGATTCCAAATCTACTACAATTAATGTCGTTCTCAAACGATCAAAAAGCGGGCCACCTCTTGGTGGCCAACGCTATTCATTCATCTCGATTATTCCAACAGACCCGTTCTTCCTGGTATAAAGAACATTGACTTCATCTGTATCTATGTTCCTATAGACAAAAAAGGTGTGGCCAAGCATTTCCATCTGAAGCACGGCCTCCTCCTCAGTCATTGGCTTGATTGTGAACTTCTTA
The Mesotoga infera genome window above contains:
- a CDS encoding Rne/Rng family ribonuclease; translated protein: MARIQNNRTQTIVFSRIEDEVRIASLDGDQLEEIFFEDMDSESVTGNIYLGKVENVVPSLEAAFVNIGIGRNAFLRFKDASGQSKLEKSNKVLVQVSKDPIGSKGPQITLKVSIPGRSLVYTPFSKHIGISKKITEQQERHRLTEVAKSVLENKEGVIFRTAAFGLGEETIKEELESLRSNWNQINETFRRSRKPKILYEEPSFVEYILRERLTENTKEIVVDSEELWHDVVAGISKFKSGFKPVVRYVEGDAFASEEVYEKMKILYTRMVPLPGGGNIYIDRTEAMTVIDVNSASNISGNDVSETSLNTNLEAASEITRQLRLRNIGGIVVIDFIDMKSDEDRQRIIGSLTSEFKKDKARTMIMGFTRLGLLEMTRKRSTAAIGSKLYSSCPICKGTGRIESPRAVYQRLLKDLARGFQDETISGAAVQVYQNMSGILTPENQKNLGRTLKREISVGFTWPIPTSYEVKFVKQQEKPKRSRRKAKKESK